The window ACACATTTCCAGGGGCTGTTTATTCTGCAACTcctcttctatttttcttctgtcatcaGGGCTGATGCAAGTCCCAGCCGTCAAGAGGAAGAGCTCCCACCACTCTATCAGAGTCATCATAGCCAGCTGCCCACTCAGACAGGCTGTGTTCAACCATAGCAACTGGAACTAAGGAGCCTACACAGTGAACCAGGAAAGGCAAGGGGAGACTGGTCCAGCATGCCAGCCTACACCCCATGCCCTAGGACAGCACTGCCAGAAAGGTACTCAGGCCTGCGTACCTCTGTGCAACAAAGTACAGATATCTAACACTACCTACAACATCACAGCCTACTAGTAAATAATTCGCCCTGAAGAAACTCTGTGCAAAATCACAGCGTGGCTGAAGGCTGGAGAGGACCTCTGGAagtcaccttgtccaaccccacaCTCACGCAGGGCCACAtgcagcaggctgcccaggaccgtgttcagacagcttttgagtatcttcaaggaagaaaactctacaacctccctgggcaacctgtggcAGTGGTCATTGCCCTCAGcgtgaaaaagtgtttcctgatgttcagagggaacatCCCGCATGTCACTCTGTGCCAATCACCTCTGGTCCCGCCACTGGGCACCACTAGAAAGGGCCTGGCTGGGTCCTCTTTGCCCCCTCCCTTCAGGCATCCGTATCGATTGACAAGAACCCCCTTGGcccagccttctcctctccaggcaaAACGGGACAAAGGACTGTGGCAAAACACGAGGCTGGTGACTCATCAAAGGCAGCTGGTGGGCTTCAGCAAGCACCTCCTTCCTGGAAGGTTCAGCTCCTGTTCCTTCACTCCCTGCACTAACCATGGGGAAAGTGGTCCAGATGCTGCTTCCCTGCCTAGCCAGGGCCCAGTCCCTTTCGGGACACAGCTCCGCGGCCGGCCCTGTCACGCCCCTCGGGACACAGCTCCGCGGCCGGCCCTGTCACGCCCCTCGGGACACAGCTCCGCGGCCGGCCCTGTCACGCCCCTCGGGACACAGCTCCGCGGCCGGCCCTGTCACGCCCCTCGGGACAGAGCTCCGCGGCCGGCCCTGTCACGCCCCTCGGGACACAGCTCCGCGGCCGGCCCTGTCACGCCCCTCGGGACAGAGCTCCGCGGCCGGCCCTGTCACGCCCCTCGGGACACAGCTCCGCGGCCGGCCCTGTCACGCCCCTCGGGACACAGCTCCGCGGCCGGCCCTGTCACGCCCCTCGGGACAGAGCTCCGCGGCCGGCCCTGTCACGCCCCTCGGGACACAGCTCCGCGGCCGGCCCTGTCACGCCCCTCGGGACACAGCTCCGCGGCCGGCCCTGTCACGCCCCTCGGGACACAGCTCCGCGGCCGGCCCTGTCACGCACCTCGGGACAGAGCTCAGCTACTGGTGGGGCCCCGCGTCCGCGGGCTGCCAAAGCACGCCGCGCTCCCGCGGGGCCGCCCTCCGGCTGCGGCACCGCTCATCTCCCCGCTGAGGGGCGGCACACGACGCCGCAGCGCTTCCTCACCGGATCCCGGCAGCCCCGATCTCTCACTGGGGCCGGGACCGGCAGCCGTCGGACCGCgcagcccgccgccgccgccagcccgtCCCGCCCAGCAGCCCCGACCCCGCGGGGAGCCCTAATGGCGCCCGGAGCCCCGGCTGAGGGGGCGCGGGAgaggagcccccccccccccgccgcgccgccccgcccccctcctccctccctccctccctcgcgGCAGGAACCCGCCGCGCGCGCCCCGACCCCCCTCACCCGTTGCCTcggcccagccccggccccgctcgcGCAGGGCGCTCCCGGCGCCCAGGGAGCTGCCGCCCATTGGCTCTCGCGGCCGTCACTCAGGCGGCAGCCCCACCCCCAACGTAGGGCGCACGTTGCTGTTCACAGAAGGGCTTTTACTGCGCGGCCGCCGCGCGAGCgcgcccgcagcccccgcacGGCACTGGGCGGGGCAGGCCCTGCCCGCGCTCGGCCCGGGCGCTGCTTCCAGCCGCGGCCCCAGGCCCCGAACTCCGTCCACGTAAGCCTTAGTCGGTTTTCAGGCCCTCGACGATGAGGTTGAGCTCGTAGCACCAGGTCTCGTAGCGGTAGGCCATGCGGATCTGAGCCACGTTTGTCTTGCGGATATCGTTGCCTTGGGGCCCCTCTTCCTGGTAGTTTTCACCCAGGAACTTGGCCTTCTCCTGCCAGGGACAAGGACAGCTGTACAGACctcagaggctgctgctggcagcacctgAGGGGaatgctggctgctgccaggctcCCTCAAGGCCTTGCAGAGAAGCCCTGCCCTGAGCACACTGTCCTGGTCCCCTttctggggcaggcagggcccactgcaggcagggccaggcccAGCCTCCCCAGAAGGGCACCTACCTCATGGGACAGGCCACACTGCAGGACACTGTTTCTGGCAATTTCACACATGTCACAGGTGCTGAGCTTGAAGACCTGGGCAGCAATGGCATACTCCTCCATCAGGGGCTCCTGCAAACACAGGCTGTGTTAGAGGACAGCAGCTTCTACCGGCACAGCCCTTGCTGGTCCAAGGGTGAGCCCAGGGCCAGCCCAGCAGGTTGGACCCTCTGCAAATGCTGCTGGCTTCCCTGAAAAATGAGGCTCACACAGTCCCAGTCCCACTGCCCAGACAGCAGGAGGTGATCAGCTCACACCGTACCTTGGTGTAATGAAACTGCATGGGGTCATCTGTAGAAAGGGACACCATGAGGCCCTTCTGGTGGAAGTCAGGCAACGGATTCTTTGCATACTCCAGGAAGAGGCTGTTGTTGCTGAGTGGGGACATAGCAATGGGAATTTGGGCAAGGAAGTACAGATACTGCAACACCGGGCTCTGCAAAGATAAGCAGAGTTGCCAGGTTAGGAGTAAAGTTGCTGCACCCTCCACCTCTCCAGGGTCGCTTCTCAGATCAGCCCAGTGCCACAGCCAGGAAATCTGGTGCACAGGGCTCATGTGTGCAAGAATAGAGACAGGCAAGCTAGCAATCTTCCAGGGCCTACATGGAGCTGTGAGAGGCCAAGTGAGTTCAAACCCATCTGATTCAGAACTCAGCTGGCTCCAATGATGACAGATGTACCCAATGACAGATATACCCAGTGACAGGTCTGTGAGGCTGAACCCCTGAAATCTGAATACATTTCTCAGCTGCATCCCCAGACCTGCctgcagaagcacagagaaTCATGTAACATCTGCCTGAAGCCAGGCTGCCTGTGTCAGTCTAAAGCAGAGGCACAGTTAACTGTCAGCTACAGTGGAGGCCAGCTGTGAACATGTTGTTCCCCTCTGCCACGCCTGGGCTGCTCTGTGGCAGACTACTCCACTTACCTTCTTGAGGTTGAGACCGTGGGAGATGTTATCTGCTGTCATGAAGGCTGCAAGCAGATGTGTGATGGCCCCAGCTTCTCCACAGTGTGGACGGAAGAGGAACGTGTTCATACCACGCTGCCTGGGCACAGGGAAGAAGGAGtcagagcaggcaagcagtaGGGTTAGATGGCATGCAATGCAAGATTCCCTTGGATTGCTCTGGGACATAAAGCTCCAAACTACACCAGTGGCAGAGCAAGGAGGGCCCCACTTCTCCCACACCAGCAATCAAAGAGCTGAGACAACTCATGAGGCAGCCCCCTTCTGCCAGCCTATCGCAGGTCCCTTAGCAGTTCCTGGGCCTCACCTGCGTAGGTTGTTAAGCACCAGGATGTTGGCATACATGTAGTATATATAGTAGGTGTAGGATGGGTTCTTCTCAGAAGTCCACTGCTCTGGCTTTGGGCTTTTAGTGCCGAACATGTGTCCGCTATGCTTGGATTCATCATCCACGCTGTCGAAGCCAGTGATCTGCTTGGCAAGGTAACAAAAAAGCTGCATCTCAAAACTCCCCACCTCATCGTGCCCAGGTACGCTGGCTCACCCTGCTCTACTGCAGCTTGCCATAGGCCAGCTGTAGCCTGTACCCCTGACCCACCCAAGAGCAGAGTCAGGGAGAAGGCTGCAGACCTTGCTCCTCACAAACCCCCAAGCTCTATGAAGAGCTAGAAGTAAAGCTTACACCAAACCACTTCTCCAGGAGGTGAGTGGTCAGCATTTCtcacagccccacagcagccagctCAGGGAGTTGGAGccctcccagcactgctggacACACCCTCCTTTCCCAGAACGTGGCAGTAGGGTCACAAGCCCACTGATGGCATTTTCCATGTTGGGGCCAGTACCCCCATTTCTTGTGCACAAACAGGAACATGAGTAGGAACATGAGTGCTCACCACACCCTGACAACATGATCAGGTGACACTCACATGGCGTAGAAAGACACTCAGCTCTTTGTGGGCTTGAGGATTGATAGTTGCCTCAAACACAGGAACAAAGATATTTTCCAGCATCTTCCCAAAGTGTGGGAGGAAATTCTTAGACCTGAACACATCACTGTGGACAGAGACAGGGATTAGCATCTAGCAGAGGATCAACATTGCCCACTGTCCCCATAATCCCTTCAGGATAAAAAATGAGGTATAGTGCACTGTAAGGCACAGTGCTCTCTCAGACCCACAGCACATACTAAATCCTGGGTACTTGGATCATCCACTTCAAGTTGGGGGAATAGACCCGATGTTTGTTGAACCAGCCAGCTAGCTTGGGCCACTCGTCAGCCGATCGCCCATAGATTGAGAGGCGAGGCTCTGCGTGCTGGTACTTGGCATCCTCCAGATCAGAGCCAACCTCCTGCAAACGAGAATAGACAGTTGCATGGTGACCCTCCAGCCCCTGGGCACAGCAGCACCACAGCTTAACTGTTCTCTCCTCCCCTGTATTCTCACCTTGATGATGGTAGCAAAGTACTCGCCATTGATAGCGTTCTCTGTCTTGAGATAGAGGTCACGCAGCTCACTGGCACCCACAGGGTTGTACTTGGCATTGAACTTGTCAAAGCGCTGAAACGTCTGCCGTCCCTGGAGCAGGGAGGATCACGGGCAAATACTACATACACCGGGTCCAAGCATATCAGCTGAGAAGGGACTGATCCAAACAACCCAAAATGGGAAAGCCTGCCACAAGCACTAACATGCACAACATGTCATGGGTacacagggagggggaaagcCATGCCTACAGGGGTGGATTAGAGTGACCCAAGAGTGCCCTTACAGTAAATGCCCGACCACTTACAGCATGGACATCCAGGGAATCCACTGTCAGGTCATAGGGGTGCAGATTGAGCTGctggaaaagctgtttcagGGTGAGCTGTTTGCCCTTGGCATCATAAACTACACGGTCAGCATCCACAAAGTACGATTTCTTGATGAAACGCAGAAGATGCTTCTGGTTCATGCAGGCTGCAGCATGGATGTGTGTGTCCACCTGAGAAACCAGAGGGACAGCTATCTAGTTTCAAGTTGGGATGCCTGGGTACCATCACAGGGAGGCTAACAAACCCCTTAGGTGAGCCCAAGTTGTGTGGGCAGCATGGCCCAGCCCAGCAGATGAACACGATAGGCCTAGGTCAAGAGCAGCCCAGTCAGCACCATCCCATTAGCAGGAATAATGTAGGTGCCACAGACCTTGACCCTAGTATCCAGTTCTCAGGGAGGGGAAGGCACCAAGACAGCTCATCTTCAGAGTCACTAGGACTGTAAGCCTTGCCATTTACCTTCCGGCAGTTGTAGAAGTCCCGGTGTGGGTTGTTCTTCAGCTCTTTCATCTCCTCCATCTCATTTAGCATTTCATGCACTTGGAACTTGGATGACAGGAACTTCAGGCGCCGATGAGCATAGGTTTTACTAGTGAAAGCAAAGGGCAGAACAGTGACTGGGCTCCTTACCCCTCAACACAGGGGCATAGCCCATCAAACACAGGGATGCAGCTTTCACGTGAGGTGGAGGAGCTCATGCTGGCCTGGCCTGCTTCGCTAAGGTGCTTCTCTTGGCTCTATTACAGAGCTTCGAAGGAAGGCCTGGCCAGCTGTGACCATACCTGCAGGGCACGTCTCCAATCCCTGAATGCTGACTTTGCTTTAAACCCCAGTCAAGACAGCTGACAAGGGCCAAGGGCACTTCAGTAGCCAGGAGGCTGCAGGTGTGTTATCAGTGGgttctcctctcctcccaggaAGAAGAGGGAGCAATTCTGGCTCTGCCCTGacctccctctgcctgctgaGGCAGGACCTCTGCAGCGGAAACCAGCAGTGCTGGGCTGTGTACTTACACAGGCCCTTGTGCAATCAGGGCCAAGAGGAAGTTCATGTCATCAACGAAGTGCTCGAGGCTGGGGTAGGGCAGGTCCTTTGGCTCATTTCTGCCAACTGCTGCCTTGTCTCCATAGATATAAACTACCCCATCCTTCATCTGGGCATGGTATCCTAGGTCCTCGGCGAGATTCCCAGTTTCAAAGGGATCCTGTCCATCCTTCACTGGCGGGGTGAACACTGGACCAAAAGGAGAATGCCATGAGGCACAGGCTGCTGGCCAAAACCCCACAAGCCTGCCACGTTCCTCCACCCCAGGTAGAGGGCAGGGACATCCCTGCCACTGTGACACTGAAGAGGAGGCCTGGGCAAGTGGCTCCCCTGTGGAGCACTTCTGCAACCCCTTTCTgacccctgcccaccccatgcTGAAGCCAGAGAGGAAAATCCTCCAGGTGCCTAGATGTACCTGGGCCAATAtcacttgctctccagacctcGCCTTCGATAGCACGCAGGTATTGAGACGGGGTCCTGGGGAACCTCTGCATAGACTGCTGCATGTATTT of the Phalacrocorax carbo chromosome 23, bPhaCar2.1, whole genome shotgun sequence genome contains:
- the AMPD1 gene encoding AMP deaminase 1; this translates as MDEAMRSFAEKVFASEVKDEEIRQEISPFDVEEICPISRQEMRAHMMLQESSVTAEKRKKRLLRLKTIALAVPVAQKSITRLSAIDEVISTSPLYQAVPDFQRVQITGDYASGVTVEDFEVVCKGLYRALCIREKYMQQSMQRFPRTPSQYLRAIEGEVWRASDIGPVFTPPVKDGQDPFETGNLAEDLGYHAQMKDGVVYIYGDKAAVGRNEPKDLPYPSLEHFVDDMNFLLALIAQGPVKTYAHRRLKFLSSKFQVHEMLNEMEEMKELKNNPHRDFYNCRKVDTHIHAAACMNQKHLLRFIKKSYFVDADRVVYDAKGKQLTLKQLFQQLNLHPYDLTVDSLDVHAGRQTFQRFDKFNAKYNPVGASELRDLYLKTENAINGEYFATIIKEVGSDLEDAKYQHAEPRLSIYGRSADEWPKLAGWFNKHRVYSPNLKWMIQVPRIYDVFRSKNFLPHFGKMLENIFVPVFEATINPQAHKELSVFLRHITGFDSVDDESKHSGHMFGTKSPKPEQWTSEKNPSYTYYIYYMYANILVLNNLRRQRGMNTFLFRPHCGEAGAITHLLAAFMTADNISHGLNLKKSPVLQYLYFLAQIPIAMSPLSNNSLFLEYAKNPLPDFHQKGLMVSLSTDDPMQFHYTKEPLMEEYAIAAQVFKLSTCDMCEIARNSVLQCGLSHEEKAKFLGENYQEEGPQGNDIRKTNVAQIRMAYRYETWCYELNLIVEGLKTD